The window GGCGTTTTCTTCTCTATCTTATCCCGAACTCATGTTATTTAAGGTGCTGATTCTATGGCTTGTAAATGCGGATAAAGCACCTTAAATACATCTGTTTCTACTTCATAAAAGCTGGATCCTTCCGCATATTCGAATTCCTGTTGGCTGCCACTGGTGAAAAAGATCACTCCGGATCTTGTTTCCAGATCGATGTAAAAATCACTCAGCAAGCCATAAGCAATTCCCGGATGCCCCCAGAGTATTCGGTCAGGGAAGATGATGTCCCCGTTTGCCTTATTCTGAATGAAATGCATGCCTTTGGTATAAGCATGCCAGAAATTGCCCCAGGTGTCTCCGTTCTCTCCATCATAGGTCCATTGATCTTGTTGGAAATACGACAGGGTGGCTGGTTTTATGATTTGATTTCCATTGGCTTTTCCTTCATTCATAAACATATTGGCCGTAACCCAAAGATCGTTCAACGAGGTACGTAAGCTGCCCTGAGGACCGTAGATCAGACCATTTTGACCGGGTTGGTAATTGGGGTAGGAACGCTCTACAGGAGCTTTTGACGAAAAATCATCCACCTGTGCCTGCCGAAGCCCAGAGGAATCTGTTCGAAAGAGAGGAGCTATTTCTTCCGGTTCAAGGTCCATGACATTAAAGGAGCTACGCACACCCATGGGTTTGAACAGGTTTTCTTTACAGTAAAGATCAAAACGCTGCCCACTGACGTTCTCTATCATACTGGCAATTAAGCCCCAGGTACAGTTCGTATAGCTGAAATACACACCAGGAGGCTCATTTGCAAACATATCCTCCGTGTAGTACGCACCGTCCACTTGAAATAGTGATCGTATATCGGCCTCTTTATCAATCATATTTCGGAGGAAATTACCATATCCCGTACCATCTCTAATCCCTGAACGATGATCCATCAGGTGCCTTAGGGTGATTGGCTGTTCCGGAAATACAGGATGTTTGAGTTCCCAGCCTAAATAAACTGAAGCAGGTGTATCCAGGTCGAGCAATCCCTTTTCCCATAAGGTCATCACTGCCAGTGCCGTATACATTTTTGAAATTGATGCGATTCGAACGTATGTCTCTGGTGTCATTGGGTCACCAGGCAATACGTTTTCATAACCAAAGCTGCCGGAATAATACAATTGACCTTTGGCTATAAGTGCCACAGACATACCCATAAGTTCATAGTCCTGATAGACCTGGTTGAGTTCTTCGGAAATCATTTGTTTCCGATCCGGCTTACTTTGACAAGCGATTATTGCTGTCAATATCAGCAATGATAAGGATGTCTTATTCATATTTCTTTCGTTGAACAATCGTCTTATATGAAACTACATTTCCACCAATAAAGTAAAGTAAATAATATCGCCTGGTTGAATCTGGGCCAGGACTTTTGAGGTTTTCACCTTTGAAGAAAAGGTATTTGGATCAAATCACTCAATCCATTCGGTAGTAAAGTTTGTTTTGTGTTACCTTAACCGCAACCTTATATCTCTGAATGAATTACTCGCTTTCTCTCTCTGGTGGCGGCTTTCGGGCATCTGCTTATAGTCACGGAGCATTTCTACTACTACAGGAACTGGACTTATTAAAGAACGTCCACATTTTATCTTCCGTCTCTGGTGGTTCTATTACCGCTTCAATGTATTCCATTTACGGTGATGAATTCTCTGAATTCAGTAAGCGACTGGATGATGTCCATCAAAAAGACCAGTTGATCAGACGGGCATATGATGTAATCGAAAACCACGAGATAAAAGTACCGTCACAACGAGAAAATATCATCACGGCCTTCGCGGAGGTCTACGATCAGGATCTTTTTGAACGAACCACATTTGGAGCATTATGGACTGATCGTAAGCCAGATCATTTAAAGGACGTGATCATCAACTCTACAGAGTTTAAAAACGGAACCTGTTTTAGGTTTCAGTATGGGGGAGGCAGAAATGGGAATAAACACTTCACGATTCCCCGTAAGCTGGCTAAACAGATCAGAATGGCAGATATACTAGCGGCTTCTTCTTGTTTTCCTGGTGCCTTTGAGCCTCTTTCTTTACCGAAGGACTTCCGGATGGATAAAGAGGTCAGCCAGCAAATCAGTGATAAGATAGAATTAAGGACGAGTCGTCAGGCGCATAAGATACCACCAGGGCATCCAGAGGCACAGAAGTTAGCAACTGCTTTACAAGAAGAAGAGAAGGCTAATAGCAATAAAACAGGGCAGAAAAAAGAAAATCCACCGTCAAGACAGGTTGATGAACTGGCATTGATGGATGGCGGTATCTATGATAATCAAGGCATTGAAAGTGTACTTCTGGCCAATAAGCGGGATAGAGAAGACAAAACAGACATGATGATCATTGTGGATGTTTCTTCCTCGAATAATAACATCTATGATCCACCAGTTTACAAACCCGGGAAAAAACCTTCTATACAACTAAATTGGCTGATAGGATTAGTTGTCGCAGGCCTTTCGGCTTTTCTCTGGTTACCCGCTATTTCCTTCTTTAAATTAACTGCCCTGATTGACCTGAATACACTACCGATACAAGAGCGTGAAGGACTTGCATTTGTCTGGAATTGGTCTTTGGCATATGTCATTGGCCTAAGTGTATTGACGGTTCTTTTCTTATTAGGGTTGAATTTCTTCCTCAAGACATTAAGGCAATTGAAAAAGCAATATCCCTCGGCCATTACCTACGGTTTAAAAACATTGGGTTCACGAAGGTTAAAACCATTTTCAGATATGGTTAATGGCCGTATCTCATCACTGTTTGCCATTAATACGGAGATCTTTTTAAGCAGGGCCAGGGAGCAGGTGTATGAAGATGCGCTTGAATCCCCTGAGCTAAGAGGAAAAGTAGTTCCAGCCATTCTTGACCGCTTTCATCTATTCGAAACGGCTAGAAAACCCAATTTTCTGACAGGCATGGCCAACCGTTTACCCCCTGAGGCGATCCTTGATCCGGAAGATCCGAATCACATGCAAATCGTGAGAATTTGTAATCGCGCTGGTGAAATGCCAACCACTTTGTGGTTCGAGAACAATACAGATAAGAAACCCAAGTTAGTGGCAGCTGGCTACATCATCTTATGTCATGCCTTGATCGAACATTTTTACAAGATATCGAAGAAACAAGAAAGGCTTAATAGCGATGATCAAGCAATCTATGATCGCCTGCTTAACCTCTGGAAATCGATTATTGATGATCCTTATGCGCTTGCCAGGAAACATGAAGTAGCAATGTAGATGGGTTAGGTCTATTCGGCTAACTCAATTTATGTGATTAATTAGCTTAAATCATAGCCGAAGTTCAAAGGTTGGTAGCGTGCTTATCTCAATTCATTGCATTACCCCATCCTTCCACTTCTCTTTCTTAACCAGGTTACCTGCTACATCATAGTACC of the Cytophagales bacterium genome contains:
- a CDS encoding patatin-like phospholipase family protein — encoded protein: MNYSLSLSGGGFRASAYSHGAFLLLQELDLLKNVHILSSVSGGSITASMYSIYGDEFSEFSKRLDDVHQKDQLIRRAYDVIENHEIKVPSQRENIITAFAEVYDQDLFERTTFGALWTDRKPDHLKDVIINSTEFKNGTCFRFQYGGGRNGNKHFTIPRKLAKQIRMADILAASSCFPGAFEPLSLPKDFRMDKEVSQQISDKIELRTSRQAHKIPPGHPEAQKLATALQEEEKANSNKTGQKKENPPSRQVDELALMDGGIYDNQGIESVLLANKRDREDKTDMMIIVDVSSSNNNIYDPPVYKPGKKPSIQLNWLIGLVVAGLSAFLWLPAISFFKLTALIDLNTLPIQEREGLAFVWNWSLAYVIGLSVLTVLFLLGLNFFLKTLRQLKKQYPSAITYGLKTLGSRRLKPFSDMVNGRISSLFAINTEIFLSRAREQVYEDALESPELRGKVVPAILDRFHLFETARKPNFLTGMANRLPPEAILDPEDPNHMQIVRICNRAGEMPTTLWFENNTDKKPKLVAAGYIILCHALIEHFYKISKKQERLNSDDQAIYDRLLNLWKSIIDDPYALARKHEVAM
- a CDS encoding serine hydrolase domain-containing protein; protein product: MNKTSLSLLILTAIIACQSKPDRKQMISEELNQVYQDYELMGMSVALIAKGQLYYSGSFGYENVLPGDPMTPETYVRIASISKMYTALAVMTLWEKGLLDLDTPASVYLGWELKHPVFPEQPITLRHLMDHRSGIRDGTGYGNFLRNMIDKEADIRSLFQVDGAYYTEDMFANEPPGVYFSYTNCTWGLIASMIENVSGQRFDLYCKENLFKPMGVRSSFNVMDLEPEEIAPLFRTDSSGLRQAQVDDFSSKAPVERSYPNYQPGQNGLIYGPQGSLRTSLNDLWVTANMFMNEGKANGNQIIKPATLSYFQQDQWTYDGENGDTWGNFWHAYTKGMHFIQNKANGDIIFPDRILWGHPGIAYGLLSDFYIDLETRSGVIFFTSGSQQEFEYAEGSSFYEVETDVFKVLYPHLQAIESAP